A genomic region of Papaver somniferum cultivar HN1 chromosome 7, ASM357369v1, whole genome shotgun sequence contains the following coding sequences:
- the LOC113298058 gene encoding protein DENND6A-like: MSRSPSFSLKQEPNSKLDPKNLRQWVVAFCAIRFDLEQGQVIEECYPPGCFSQDEELEIAFSSFPDSVSQHQNRSSIHDCIFFFRFRRRENVLVGNISSSESVEGGGGEEKDDITQRKSSSTRKNTGSKYLYGYVFNRQRHDERLKRGGEQKSVVILSHSPYSSVFRPVLQILGPLFFDIGKKALEHMASYVSMWPAPILGKLMELPIGNASLKVNLPPAHSLQLENGLFSDESASSMAPFLPTNQSVPQGLFHDADLFGTFKGILLQLWVLWELLIIGEPILIIAPTPPQCCEAVAGLVSLVAPLLCSVDFRPYFTIHDRDFAQLNSLSEGDTFPPMVLGVTNLFFLKALKNIPHIVSVGSPAPNSSRQSLAPRASFAGRSMGRPEGFGFQQLSLRRFSPTNLLNSVKLRRDGPLCLMTEHKEAIWSTYAAVTKPDTSILNRLIDAGVSSRVEESMSVVNNEILRRHFLELTTNFLAPFGPYLRTTTPIEGTSPFVDPPPLPPFNANEFLTTLSSRGPGKFLSKRMKTNWLDLYRRFLKGQNFMPWFQRRRLVAEQEQHRLWKQARIRTDIKRFIPGMLELEVVDSFNAIEKHLLGELQLLQCGKVSEDSAAVCQKLKGDLQAVFNVLPTDMQQLLLLNPERASLVQDDLELSKIPESKSSWW, translated from the exons ATGAGTCGTTCTCCGTCATTCTCATTAAAGCAAGAGCCAAATTCTAAACTTGACCCTAAAAATTTGAGACAATGGGTTGTTGCCTTTTGTGCGATTAGGTTTGATCTTGAACAAGGTCAGGTTATTGAGGAATGTTATCCACCTGGTTGCTTCAGTCAAGATGAGGAACTAGAAATTGCTTTTAGTTCTTTCCCTGATTCTGTTTCTCAACATCAAAATCGTTCAAGTATCCATGATTGTATATTCTTCTTTCGTTTTCGAAGACGAGAAAATGTTCTAGTTGGTAATATCTCTTCTTCTGAGTCAGTTgagggaggaggaggagaagagaaagaTGATATAACACAGAGAAAATCAAGCAGTACACGTAAAAACACAGGTTCAAAATATCTGTATGGTTATGTATTTAATAGGCAGAGACATGATGAGAGATTAAAGCGAGGTGGGGAACAGAAATCTGTTGTAATCTTATCGCACAGTCCTTACTCAAGTGTGTTCAGGCCGGTCTTACAAATCTTGGGTCCCTTATTTTTTGACATTGGTAAGAAAGCTCTAGAACATATGGCTTCTTATGTTTCAATGTGGCCTGCTCCGATACTTGGCAAACTAATGGAGCTTCCCATAGGCAATGCTTCATTGAAAGTGAACCTTCCGCCTGCTCATAGCTTGCAgttggaaaatgggttatttTCCGATGAGTCTGCCTCCTCAATGGCTCCATTTCTTCCTACAAATCAGTCAGTTCCGCAGGGTTTGTTTCATGATGCAGATCTTTTTGGTACATTTAAGGGAATTCTGTTGCAGCTCTGGGTCCTTTGGGAGCTTCTGATTATTGGAGAACCCATTCTTATAATAGCACCGACCCCGCCCCAGTGTTGTGAAGCAGTTGCCGGTCTTGTTAGTTTAGTTGCTCCACTTTTATGTAGTGTTGATTTTCGACCTTATTTTACTATCCACGATCGGGATTTTGCCCAGCTTAATTCACTTAGTGAAGGTGACACTTTCCCACCAATGGTTCTTGGTGTGACCAACTTATTCTTCCTCAAGGCTCTTAAAAATATCCCACACATTGTTTCAGTTGGCAGTCCTGCTCCTAATTCAAGTAGGCAAAGTCTGGCTCCTAGAGCTTCCTTTGCTGGCAGAAGTATGGGTAGGCCAGAAGGCTTTGGATTTCAGCAACTCTCATTAAGAAGGTTTTCTCCGACAAATTTATTGAATTCTGTGAAATTACGAAGAGATGGTCCTCTTTGTTTAATGACAGAACACAAAGAGGCTATTTGGAGCACCTATGCTGCAGTAACCAAACCGGATACGTCTATCTTGAATAGACTTATTGATGCAGGGGTTTCCTCCAGGGTTGAAGAGTCGATGTCAGTTGTAAACAATGAAATATTGCGGAGACATTTCTTGGAGCTGACGACCAATTTTCTTGCTCCTTTTGGTCCGTACTTGAGAACTACCACACCAATCGAAGGAACTTCTCCTTTTGTTGACCCTCCTCCGTTACCTCCGTTTAATGCTAATGAATTTCTCACGACCTTATCATCACGAGGTCCTGGGAAGTTCTTATCCAAAAGGATGAAGACTAACTGGTTGGATCTATACAG GCGCTTTCTAAAAGGGCAAAACTTCATGCCATGGTTCCAAAGAAGACGTCTTGTTGCTGAACAAGAACAGCATAGACTATGGAAGCAGGCCAGAATAAGGACTGACATAAAACGATTTATTCCGGGAATGCTTGAATTGGAGGTTGTTGATTCTTTCAATGCAATTGAGAAACATTTACTTGGAGAGTTACAG TTGCTACAGTGTGGAAAGGTCAGTGAAGACTCTGCAGCAGTATGCCAAAAACTGAAGGGTGATCTGCAAGCAGTATTCAACGTGCTTCCTACAGATATGCAACAACTCTTACTGTTAAACCCTGAAAGGGCATCACTTGTCCAAGACGACCTTGAATTATCAAAAATTCCAGAATCAAAGAGCAGTTGGTGGTAG